In the Vespa crabro chromosome 22, iyVesCrab1.2, whole genome shotgun sequence genome, CGGAGGTACAAAAATTGATTCATTACTTTCTACTTGTACCTTCGTATTgtcattcgtattattatccattatcTCTGACGATGTTCCGTtcgtattattactttttgtaTTTGTACTAATGTTAGCCATTACTTCTTGGTCTATCATCCAATTTGATTCACTTATCGTTGTAATGTTCTCCATCAGTTCTTCGATCGTTTTGTTTATTTGAACATGCAAATCCTGTGATGGATTTTTTGTAGTACTATTCGACATTGACTCCGTGTTCTCCGAAATCTTCGTTGTAATCACATTGTCTATAGATACGTTACTCGCATCGGTTgaagaaaaatcattcgtAAAAGTGATATTCAATTTTACATAAGGCGTAGAATACCTTTGCGTAGATGTATTTTCCTTTGAATCGGAATAACGAGATTCGTTTGCTTTTAACGATGCTTCCAATTCAAAGCCGGTATGATTTTTCAGCTCGTTgtcatgaatatttaaaaaagtttcCGTGACGGATTGTTCACCGGCAATTAAAGTCGTCATGTGTTCTTGAACTACTACAGGCACTGTGTCTGAAGTTAATAAGGTGGTATACGTTCCTGTTGTGACATTTATGACCATCTTATCAGTTCCAGTTTCTTGCTCCGCAGGTAATAACGTCGTTATTGAATTTAACGATTCAATGAGATCGTTCTGGTGTCGTACAAACGAAGGTTCCTTATTCGTTACGTCGAGATTCAGGCTCGAAGAAGTCTTACTGTTTGAATAGCTTTCGGTAGTTTGTAcgttatgtataattatatcgcTAATTGGTGTTGTATACGATGTTTCTACCTGTGAACTCATTGTGGTATTCTTAATTCCTGCAACAGTCGTCATATCATTGGTTTTTATTGAATTAGTAGCTGTATCGAGTTCATTAGATACAAACGATGTTGTTATCGTATGTTGACTCATAGAAGATGAAGAACTATCTTCAACGAAATCTTCAATGTGATAATCAATAAAGTTTGCTTCATTGGTGGGTAACACAGGTACCGAagttgtatttgttattaaagtttctttcgtatcgttcaTTAGTTTTTTGACTACAGATTCTGTTATTGTACTCGTAACATAGATATTTGATTCAGTGGAAGTATTACTTATTAAATCATTGATGAAGGTAATCTTGGTAGCCATAGTAGATTCAGGAATCATATTGGATAAGGTAGAAGGATCAACGGATGGACCATCGATCCGAACGAAATTAGTCTCCGTTATATAAGTAGATGTTAATGTCGAATTCATCGTATTGCTTGCTACTGTAGGTTGTACAGTAGATATGTCATTTATTTTGGAAATTTCCGTTTCAACCAGAGATGACTGTTCTTCTATCGCGAGAGattctttctcgttcgtttcGATTGATTCTAATTTATTCATCAAACTATTAGGATTTCCATCATACTTGTCCGTATCAATGTCGAATGTTGAACTGTCAGTAGGCTTAAAAGTTGTTTCATGATTTAAAGTAATATTCTTGGTAACGATTGCGGCAATAGGAAAGTCTGTCGTTTCTGAAAAGCTATCAGAATCTGAAATCGTACTAATGAATGTTCCTTCCGATGTATTATCAGATGAATTTACTGACAAtgaaacattgaagtaatcaTCAGGTGGTATCAATGTTGAAAGATCGTTTCCTTTAGTCACATTTATTGCCAAGTTGAATAGTTGTGAAATATTTAACTGTTCATCATTTGTTGATTTTGTCGGTAATAATGTCGATGTTGAACTTATTGAAGAAAGAATGGGAGGAGTTGTTACTTCTGATATTTCAGATATCGTTACGTTTCTGTTGTCGAAAAATTGCGTGGTAATATTGCTCTtagataaatattcatttgatTCCGTTTGTGCATGCGGAATAACAGTTGCCGTGACCATGTCGGTGATCGTGTCTCCAGATAACATCGTGACACTTTCAGATTGACTAATTTTGGTATTTGTTCTTACAGTCGATGTTTCCAATGACATTGCTTCCGttacttttttcgttatatcaTTTTCAGTGGATGACAACACTTCGTTCGTTGCTTGGATAAATGAGTCGTTCACCGTTGATCCCACCAACATAGTCAAAATCGGTACATATTCCGTTACTCGGCTAATGCTCGACTCGTCAGAGGTCACGTTTTGTTCCAATTCGTCCCAAACCTTGACTGGAACTTTTTCAAATATCGTTGCATTATTCATCTCCTCCAATGGCAAGTGATCGATGTCAGAAAACTCGAGAGTGGATTTTGTACTCGATGTTTGATACATCGAATTATCGATTGTCTCTAACTGATCGGTGAATGGTTTTCCTTCGGTAGTGATCACTGGTACTGGAATCATTGGTTTCTCAGTATATTTATCTGGAGATTTCGTTTCGCCGTAActaataattgtcgaaaaattattctcatttatgATTGATGGTAATGGGAAATTGCTAGTTGTTGAAATGACACCGTTGACCAATTGTTCAGATGTTTCTGGATTAGTTAACATCGGTGGTTTTAACGTAGACAATTGAGTTTCTCGATTCAACGAAGTTTCCGATATCTCTTGCATAAGTGAATCAGGTCTTGTAATTTCTACGTAATTAGGTTCTTCCGATGTTGGATCAGTTTCGATATCGCTATTGGTCAGAATACCAGGTAAAATGCTACTCCATTCGGCATTTGCGTATTCTGGAATAGTTGATAACGAACCAGCCATAGTCGATGGTTTATCCAATGCactttttaatacattttgcACCTTTTCAACTACATCCATCACCTGCGAatcaagaaaaattagaaaagtaaCCATTTCAATAAAGTCGTCTTTGGTGATCGTCTATATTAAATTCTTAACTTGGATGATATTAgaataagataattttttttatgtgtatcataatatttaacaaattaaaaaattagataatGTCGTTTTTCAGTGTAAATACATCAACAAGACCGTCTTACCTTCTTTTCTCCATTCAACAGATCACCAGATTTATGAGGATCATATATCTCCATCGCAACGTGCCCGCCGTTTCCACTTGCGATTAGAGTCTGTATCTCACGTAAACTCATTTGCTTCGTGATCATGTTCCCCTGATCGTTGTACGTGTAGAATAGAAATTTGTCTGGTTTCAACAACTCTGCTGGCGAAGCTGGCAAATCTCGTCTTATTGGATTCTTATTCTCGTCCCTCTTGTAATCCACGTTTTTCGAAGCGTTACTAAAAATTTTACGGATATTCTAGTCGTTAcgaattgtttcatttttaaattctattagAAGCaactaaataattaattaattatattaattattattataatattagccataaaattaaatggaatTTCGTAAATCATTTTGCTGACCTACGCTCATCCCATAATTTTACAGTGTCATCTAATCCACCGGCCATGTCCTTTGACAGCGACGAAGCCTTGCTTGATGGAAAATAGATTGTCAAGAAGATGACAAGTACTGCCTTCTGGATTATCATCAACTGTATCCATACCAACCTCTTCATAATCTTTTTCTAAAGCAGCCAAATCATCGCGTGCTTCTGAAAATTCACCCTCCTCCATACCTTCACCGATGTACCAATGAACGAATGCTCTTTTCGCATAAATCAGATCAAATTTGTGGTCAAGTCGTGCTCATGCCTCGGCAATAGCTGTTGTATTAGATAACATGCATACTGCACGTTGCACCTTGGCCAAATCGCCGCCGGGTACAACAGTGGGAGGCTGATAGTTAATCCCTACTTTAAAGCCTGTAGGGCACCAATCAACGAACTGTATACTACGTTTTGTCTTTATAGCAGCGATAGCTGCATTAACATCCTTGGGCACGACATCGCCTCTATAGAGCATACAACAAGCCATATATTTGCCATTTCGAGGATCACATTTTACCATTTGATTGGATGGCTCGAAACAGGCGTTCGTAATTTCTGATACGCTAAGTTGCTCATGATATGCCTTTTCTGCTGATATTACTGGTGCATAAGTTACGAGAGGAAAATGAATTCTTGGATATGGTACCAAATTTGTTTGAAATTCAGTTAGGTCGACATTTAGGGCACCATCGAATCGTAATGAGGCGGTGATCGAAGAAACGATCTGACCGATCAAGCGATTTAAGTTGGTATATGTAGGTCTCTCGATGTCCAAGTTACGACGGCAAATATCGTAAATGGCCTCGTTGTCAACCATAAAAGCGCAATCGGAGTGTTCGAGCGTGGTATGAGTAGTCAAGATCGAATTGTACGGTTCTACTACGGCTGTAGAAACTTGCGGTGCCGGATAAATGGCGAATTCCAATTTAGACTTCTTCCCGTAGTCTACCGAAAGTCGTTCCATCAAGAGAGAGGTGAAACCAGAGCCGGTCCCACCAccgaacgaatgaaatataagaaagCCTTGGAGTCCAGTACATTGATCCACTAATTTTCTCACACGATCTAGAACAACATCGACGATCTCTTTGCCGACAGTGTAGTGGCCACGAGCGTAATTATTTGCGGCATCTTCTTTACCCGTTATCAATTGTTCCGGGTGAAAAAGTTGTCGATACGTTCCTGTTCGTACTTCATCTGAAACGAAATCGCGATTATAATTTGATCGATCCATATTATATGCGCTCGATGCCTATTCGTTGCTTTCGTTATTCTCGCTTACCGACAACGGTAGGTTCAAGGTCAACGAACACTGCTCTGGGCACATGTTTACCCGACCCAGTTTCACTGAAAAACGTATTAAAGCTATCGTCTCCTCCGCCGAGCATTTTATCAGATGGCATTTGCCCGTCTGGTTGTATACCATGTTCTAAACAATAAAGCTCCCAACAAGCATTTCCAATTTGAACTCCTGCTTGTCCTACGTGAATAGAAATGCACTCGCGCTAAAACGATTAGAGCGCACGATGGCAACATATAAATTcgtctttttcaattttattatcaacgtCTTATTAAGATTCTTTAATTCATACCGAGATACCTGTACTATTAGtgcatataaatttatcataacTTACCATTTTGTGCGAGAAATTGTAGAGGATGTAAAATAAACAAGTAGATTGatagtagaaagaaaaagaagaaaggagtataaaaacaaaaaatgttcGATCTCAACACTAAAAATCGAACCGTATGTGAAAGTTTAGATGAAGCTGGTAATGAATCTCCTCTAAACACAAATTGCGCCGTTGTGCGAATCTGCCTGTTATACTCTTGGCTCACGCACAGTTTTAGGCTACGACGAAGCATGCGCTCCGGTTTGCCTCGTGACACTTATGCAACAATAAACCTTATACAGCATATTAGATCTCCCTTAGTGTTGTCTTCCTgtctatcatcatcatcattataatcgtttatagATGTATTCTTGATCGAAGATCACAAAggtcacgattttatctctatgattatatatactataaataaataaataaatatgtatgtataaatgagTATAAGTAATATgtggtataaatatatatatatatatatatatatatatatatatatatataattatgtatatatggtacaaataaataaataaataaatatatttatatatatttatatatgtatacacatgtatttataatattttattagggtataataaattattattcaaaaaccATTAACTGTTCCAAAACGTATGAGTATCGCTTTTACGTTGACGGTATGCAATTAGATCGTTTATGCAAGGTCGACGACATAAGGGGCAGATAAATTTAGAACTCGTACCCTCTCTTAGTAGAAAagtgtatttcttttctacgacATTTCAAGATTCGtctaaaaatagtatatacggtTATAACTAGTTTAAACTCAGACGGAGTGCAACCGACCGATCCTTCTCTTCGCTTTTCGATGCAACTGCTTAGAAAATTTAATGTACTATTCGTCCTACCCAAAAATATCTGTTTTaacttgaaagaaaaatatttctaaaatatagTTTTCTTCCATCTTCGGATAACTGAAAAgtgagagaataagagagagcagtattttatatgtacatcTGAAGTATTCGCTTGTAacatactttctttctctctctctctctctctctctctctctctctctctcgaatgaGGCCATTCACATAGCGTTTACCTTCCACGAATCAATACTGCAGAAGTTTCAATGATCTTATAAGGTTACCGTCAGTTTCCTTTACCTAACGCGACACTATCCCTTCTCCTTTAATATTTCTCATCATTTAATACATGAGATGACGTAATCTACTCTAACATCACCTATATACTTTTTCGCTATCATGGTTAAGAACGTCATTATATTAACTTCCTGTTGTAAATAATACGAATGACATATTTAATGATacgtatataatgataattttaattatattaatactcattatatcttttaacataatattacatttttattttttttactttaatatatttttgctttaagctgaagaaaatagaataaatgtaaaaagatattaatatatggCGAATTTTTTGatgtattacttttttcaattaatttaatactatttaacgatataataaactatatgtatgaacatatatattttttactctttatattaatcttatcgtttttcttatatgaaatatactaCTTTCTTCAGATAGCGCTACGAGCAATATAACGCTTTCTCTGCATGTGCAGGACAATGGGGAAATATTCTCAGAGTGAATATAACCTTCTTAAAATCTTCCAAATGGGTAGTAAATAATGTTAGTAATCGTATAGATCTATACGATTAAtggataaatttatttgttaaatttgtAAAACAGAACAAATATGTATGCGAAATTACAAGATCTAATGGGTCGAAAAGATCGACCACGATTACACAAATTCGTACAGAATGTAAATATAGAAGAAGTGAGTCAAGAAGAAATAActtagttttattttaaatgaaataatatttagttCAAATAAAACTCGTGTCaggattaaaagaatattaatttctttagcATATTAAGTCATCAACGTCAATTTACCGACGATAGCAATACTtaacatatataattgtactaattaaaaaattatatttttagaaaatattcaaatttatctTTCCTGTTTCAGCTTTGCAAAGTATTATCTGATAAGATTTATAGCGCAGATATAGTAAAAGTGCTGGATGAAATACTACAAGCATTTTGTAATGCTGACAAATTTTctgaaaacaaattaaaagtaGTGAAAGCCATACTAAAAACTCTAGGAAGTGCtaaaattaatagtaatcACGCAGAAGAAATCATCAGTCTTATAGCTATGGATTTTCctaatttttcaaagaattgtCTAATTCAATTAGTACAATTTTCTACttctaatatttattcaaacgAAGATAACTTCTACAGGTATGatgatatttatcttttaaactgttatctaatatttttcaaatatataacaattacaaaatactataagtaataatataaataaataataaatattttagttGGAAAGATTTATTACCGGTGTTATTAGAAATCttagaacaagaaaaatatattgattatatgaATTCAGAAGTCACTGGAAGTGAATATAAGACGCTTATCGTTAAATCCATATGTAACAGCCACTGGGAGCCTAGCATTGTACCATGTCTAGCGAAAATGTTTgggtaaatttattaattttaaagaaaatgtagtttaaattaatcttaacttctttttattttttaatagttcTAATGTTGGAACAAACAGAGGagtaatattataacatatgATTTTGAATATgcatatttttatagttttttttttataatttgatcTTCCTTTTAACAGAGACATGATTCTGGAGAAAAAAGATCTGAATGTGGTAATTATTGCATTGTGTCATAAACTTTGCATGATTGCTTTAAATGAAATACCGCCTTTTGTATATCAGACTCTTAGATTATGTAGTAATTCTAGTTGTATACATTTGATTGTATCACTGCGTAAATATTTTGCATCGTATTATTCAAATGCaaatagtaaagaaaaagagaataatttagACGATATTAGTAagtagtattatttttttaatatttttttaataaacagtttatagatatatatatatatatatatatatatattatgagtttcttatatttatatttctatacttATAGGTACAACAagtttaaaagaaatacaagatGCAGAAAGTAATGTACTGTTTCACATACATCATGCCACACAATTacattataaatgtataaaagatTTGATActtgcatttaaaaaattttctatagtaccagaatatatattagaacctttcattttatctacaatatttataatctccAGTGTACATGAAGAACAGGTAACAagtaaatactttttattgcatgatatatacatttgttttctttctattgaaaatttcaaaaactttatacttcaattatttataaattgatatcAAGGTTGTTAAATGcattttccctctttttctctctttctctctctctctctcatattaaattttcaaaaatgtgTAAAAATAGGTTTTTGAAATGCTTCATCAGAcgattttaagaaaaatgcAAGATGATGAAAAATGTAAGAATAGTGCTTGGTTAAACtctttaatgaataataattgtgatattatgaatattatagatCAAGTTATAGCAAATaggtatgcatatatatatacaagaatatatatatatatatatattcctatgaatacgtgaaataaaatttttttattaattaattctattaattaattctagtGATAAAGACCGTCATGTTGTATTAAAAGGAATTATGGAGTTAGGATTTGTGCTTATGGATACAGAACATACAATTggaaaagttaataaatatcCAATACATAACATTGGTATACAGATACTTCAAAgattaatgaagaaaagacATGAAATATGTGGTTCTGTACTTCAATTATTAACTGATAAAATAGTGGCAGGTGGTTTGTTAATATCGCAGTACACAggtatgatattttatttcaaaaaaagaaagtaatataaaaatatttttcaatattgcatgataataataaatgatttgtttatttttattttcagattGTTTGGCATATATGTGCTCTAAATTAGCAATGAATGTGCTCGATTTTCAAACTTATATAATTACTCTTCTTGATCAATTGCTATGTGTACCTGGTACTGCAGCTGTACAAATTCTTTACGCAGTTTTGCCATTGATACATGTTTCATCTAATATAAAAGACAATCTTATGTTATCATTGAGAAAGGCTCTCTATAGAAAAGGAATATGTACACGTAAAATGGCAGTAACTGGTTTTCTTGaactattaaaaatgttaaaaatgaattctAGAAGAAATCTTTCAAATGATTGTTCTAGAAATTCCTCCATGTCTATCACATTATCTAATTCGACATCCATATTAACTCAGGTAAATGCAAAGAATAGACTATTATatgtttctaattaaaatgcatcaatgcattattattataatgttataacgttattttgtattaaatcttattatattttttaggtAACTTTAGAAAAACACaataatataggaaataatTATGGATGCAATAAAAGATTATGTGTcgacatattaaatatattaaaaaagtgtTTTACTCAAGAATATGAAGTCAGATCACATTTATATGAaggtagaatatatataataatataaaataatcataaatataaagagtatgtatatatgtgcataatatgtaataatatattttcttttcaggaTTATATGAAGTTGTAATTAAGAATCCTGAACTATCGGAATACATAGTGGAAATATTACTTGCTCAAttgaatctttattatgaaataGATGAAAATGTATTACCTCCATTAAAGATTGATCTAAGTGctgatataaacgatatacaAATTGTTCCAAAAGAGCCTATAGCCACATTGATTTCTGTATTACAagcaatttatataaaaacagcTTTAGAAGATTgggaaattttaaataaagttGCTATCATTCTAGAGTCACTATGTATAAGGATGATACGAACTGAAACGGAACATTTAAATTTGGTATGAATATCTCTTTGGTTAAAagcaatttttacaaataattattcatttaaaagaataagatttataatgataagaattgtgcataataatattaattcttaatcTTATAGGATGATATAATGAATTTACTTGATAATACACCAAAATCACaacaaaaattacataatttaaaagaaatgatagGCGTATAtgaatctttaatatcattcagAGTTAATTCCTGGgttaatgaaagtaaaaatatagcAAAAAGTATATATGGTCTTTTTAAAGGATATAATAGGTTAATGGACATTATTAAggtaattttgaaaataatatcaatattttctggttacatttttatatgatgaatattaaattataaatgtcatactcttcatataataatatatattatacgctaaatttatacttattgtagaatataagaaaaaagaagggaaacaaaaataaaaaaaataaagatgcaAATAACACTACATTTAAGAAGCAAAGCCATtcagatattataaaattgccAAATGGAAATATAAGTCTAAACATAGTGTGTAAAATTTTAGAACTACATTATTTgttagtaatatttaatatatattttattaaaaaaagaaatgaaagtaaatcaagcattaatattgttattttgtagAGACAAGTGGTCAGACAATGATGAAGCTAAGAT is a window encoding:
- the LOC124431881 gene encoding Fanconi anemia group I protein homolog isoform X5, with the protein product MSSENVWRHDSGEKRSECGTTSLKEIQDAESNVLFHIHHATQLHYKCIKDLILAFKKFSIVPEYILEPFILSTIFIISSVHEEQVFEMLHQTILRKMQDDEKCKNSAWLNSLMNNNCDIMNIIDQVIANSDKDRHVVLKGIMELGFVLMDTEHTIGKVNKYPIHNIGIQILQRLMKKRHEICGSVLQLLTDKIVAGGLLISQYTDCLAYMCSKLAMNVLDFQTYIITLLDQLLCVPGTAAVQILYAVLPLIHVSSNIKDNLMLSLRKALYRKGICTRKMAVTGFLELLKMLKMNSRRNLSNDCSRNSSMSITLSNSTSILTQVTLEKHNNIGNNYGCNKRLCVDILNILKKCFTQEYEVRSHLYEGLYEVVIKNPELSEYIVEILLAQLNLYYEIDENVLPPLKIDLSADINDIQIVPKEPIATLISVLQAIYIKTALEDWEILNKVAIILESLCIRMIRTETEHLNLDDIMNLLDNTPKSQQKLHNLKEMIGVYESLISFRVNSWVNESKNIAKSIYGLFKGYNRLMDIIKNIRKKKGNKNKKNKDANNTTFKKQSHSDIIKLPNGNISLNIVCKILELHYLDKWSDNDEAKILRSHRDFYHYILQSCISTFQTIILLSIPDFEKHKKQYIKVYHKIGELLYKNVILEFRNAFNDDQQGTLLALQCFKEYCCLICSKFSSQLPQFIYSMCNEKPMESFNMQLETFILSFKAPLKISFEQDSDEPEFYKQMSLILLEIIQQFVHQLNFYEKNTKKIFEWISKCSQTEGISVSTAILILQILLWIEDCDKDNGEILNDICLEISEKLGMIHKIETSKNEKYKIINENTVVQAYSVLNHYIKNKLDNVSWFLERLKAELAIMNVVNINNEQHAEDLVEKERNLCRQLSYIIQILYTLANISIDPGQSTNSIFKNLQQLYNILSKLTKYFYNKSSSGNAAFHAVRFIQVIQLAGKPLKSTFYNLVTHIEESQSKDKKRLKTDTNIQKNHILKETKLIPRVVYEIEQFSKEVLLLAKKTGVPLENYIKHSVTRDFRILDSRLTESLEQIDVSMLSTQRTNVTNINNSLTHDLDNNSSSITEHSLTES
- the LOC124431881 gene encoding Fanconi anemia group I protein homolog isoform X3, whose protein sequence is MILEKKDLNVVIIALCHKLCMIALNEIPPFVYQTLRLCSNSSCIHLIVSLRKYFASYYSNANSKEKENNLDDISTTSLKEIQDAESNVLFHIHHATQLHYKCIKDLILAFKKFSIVPEYILEPFILSTIFIISSVHEEQVFEMLHQTILRKMQDDEKCKNSAWLNSLMNNNCDIMNIIDQVIANSDKDRHVVLKGIMELGFVLMDTEHTIGKVNKYPIHNIGIQILQRLMKKRHEICGSVLQLLTDKIVAGGLLISQYTDCLAYMCSKLAMNVLDFQTYIITLLDQLLCVPGTAAVQILYAVLPLIHVSSNIKDNLMLSLRKALYRKGICTRKMAVTGFLELLKMLKMNSRRNLSNDCSRNSSMSITLSNSTSILTQVTLEKHNNIGNNYGCNKRLCVDILNILKKCFTQEYEVRSHLYEGLYEVVIKNPELSEYIVEILLAQLNLYYEIDENVLPPLKIDLSADINDIQIVPKEPIATLISVLQAIYIKTALEDWEILNKVAIILESLCIRMIRTETEHLNLDDIMNLLDNTPKSQQKLHNLKEMIGVYESLISFRVNSWVNESKNIAKSIYGLFKGYNRLMDIIKNIRKKKGNKNKKNKDANNTTFKKQSHSDIIKLPNGNISLNIVCKILELHYLDKWSDNDEAKILRSHRDFYHYILQSCISTFQTIILLSIPDFEKHKKQYIKVYHKIGELLYKNVILEFRNAFNDDQQGTLLALQCFKEYCCLICSKFSSQLPQFIYSMCNEKPMESFNMQLETFILSFKAPLKISFEQDSDEPEFYKQMSLILLEIIQQFVHQLNFYEKNTKKIFEWISKCSQTEGISVSTAILILQILLWIEDCDKDNGEILNDICLEISEKLGMIHKIETSKNEKYKIINENTVVQAYSVLNHYIKNKLDNVSWFLERLKAELAIMNVVNINNEQHAEDLVEKERNLCRQLSYIIQILYTLANISIDPGQSTNSIFKNLQQLYNILSKLTKYFYNKSSSGNAAFHAVRFIQVIQLAGKPLKSTFYNLVTHIEESQSKDKKRLKTDTNIQKNHILKETKLIPRVVYEIEQFSKEVLLLAKKTGVPLENYIKHSVTRDFRILDSRLTESLEQIDVSMLSTQRTNVTNINNSLTHDLDNNSSSITEHSLTES